The proteins below are encoded in one region of Amycolatopsis magusensis:
- a CDS encoding Asp23/Gls24 family envelope stress response protein codes for MSTAPAEDPTQDPDWHLVHAAARSTVPTPPGLVDRVLRSVRGLRGGSGELEYHQDGGRLRVSEQVVVLLARRLAAELGHRIGGLHVAAVAFQAGELEVLTTIRYGVHADEAAEALRAHLARALTAELGEPAPTVNVHVVDVHLD; via the coding sequence ATGAGCACGGCACCGGCCGAGGACCCGACCCAGGATCCCGACTGGCACCTGGTGCACGCGGCGGCCCGTAGCACGGTGCCGACGCCACCCGGGCTGGTCGACCGGGTGCTGCGCTCGGTGCGCGGGCTGCGCGGTGGCTCCGGCGAGCTCGAATACCACCAGGACGGCGGCAGGCTCCGGGTGTCCGAGCAGGTCGTGGTGCTGCTGGCCCGGCGGCTGGCCGCCGAACTCGGGCACCGGATCGGCGGCCTGCACGTGGCCGCGGTCGCCTTCCAGGCCGGGGAGCTGGAGGTGCTCACCACCATCCGGTACGGCGTGCACGCCGACGAAGCCGCCGAGGCGCTGCGGGCCCACCTCGCCCGCGCGCTGACCGCCGAACTCGGTGAACCGGCGCCGACGGTGAACGTGCACGTGGTGGACGTCCACCTGGACTGA
- a CDS encoding Asp23/Gls24 family envelope stress response protein, which yields MTAVDLRSSATLAEPEERGTLSIDHAVVRKVAQRAADLVPGTAKVERKVAGLGLGTHGTGAKVSGRDNDVDLALDLALHYPAPVRTVVGEVREQVTREVEHITSYHVRSLAVTVSALLPEPRPRVR from the coding sequence GTGACGGCGGTCGACCTGCGCTCCTCGGCCACGCTGGCCGAGCCGGAGGAACGCGGCACGCTGAGCATCGACCACGCGGTGGTGCGCAAGGTCGCCCAGCGCGCGGCCGACCTGGTGCCCGGCACGGCGAAGGTGGAGCGCAAGGTGGCCGGGCTCGGCCTGGGCACCCACGGCACCGGCGCCAAGGTCTCCGGCCGGGACAACGACGTGGACCTGGCGCTGGACCTGGCCCTGCACTACCCGGCCCCGGTCCGCACCGTGGTCGGCGAAGTGCGGGAGCAGGTGACCAGGGAGGTGGAGCACATCACCTCCTACCACGTGCGCTCGCTCGCGGTGACGGTTTCCGCGCTGCTGCCGGAACCCCGGCCGCGGGTGCGATAG
- a CDS encoding DUF6286 domain-containing protein — translation MRVFVRLLSTLLGLAVAVAGALLAAEVGWHWWRPAEAPLIVPWREWQAELSTLNWTSGPVRLIAALVAVGGLILVLLAASARRRAVRLTDPAEEVSVTTTPRSLARLVGRHVRAEDNVTGASVTASAKKVRVRATSRLATERELRPHLLWVVRELVADVPLARKPRVSVVVDSPKDRR, via the coding sequence GTGCGTGTGTTCGTCCGATTGCTTTCGACCCTGCTCGGCCTGGCCGTCGCGGTGGCCGGCGCGCTGCTCGCCGCCGAGGTCGGCTGGCACTGGTGGCGCCCGGCCGAGGCCCCGTTGATCGTGCCGTGGCGGGAGTGGCAGGCCGAGCTGTCCACCCTGAACTGGACGAGCGGCCCGGTCCGGCTGATCGCCGCGCTGGTGGCCGTGGGCGGGCTGATCCTGGTGCTGCTGGCCGCTTCCGCCCGGCGCCGCGCGGTCCGGCTGACCGATCCGGCCGAAGAGGTCAGCGTGACCACCACGCCGCGCTCCCTGGCACGACTGGTCGGCAGGCACGTGCGCGCCGAGGACAACGTCACCGGTGCGTCGGTCACGGCGAGCGCGAAGAAGGTCCGGGTGCGGGCGACCTCTCGCCTGGCCACCGAACGCGAACTGCGCCCGCACCTGCTGTGGGTGGTGCGGGAGCTGGTCGCCGACGTGCCGCTGGCCCGCAAGCCGCGGGTGTCCGTTGTCGTCGACTCACCGAAGGACCGCCGATGA
- a CDS encoding Asp23/Gls24 family envelope stress response protein — protein sequence MAQTSATNPNTGTTPALRTGSTPVLNEDGAQGKTTIASAVVQKVAGIAAREVSGVYALGGGVSRAFGAIKERIPGSGTVTTAGVSVEVGEKQTAVDLDVVVEYGARIVDVARAVRRNVISTVEQITGLEVIEVNIAVNDIHLPEDDEAEESNTRVE from the coding sequence ATGGCGCAGACGAGCGCGACGAACCCGAACACCGGCACCACCCCGGCACTGCGGACCGGTTCCACACCGGTGCTCAACGAGGACGGGGCGCAGGGCAAGACCACGATCGCCTCGGCGGTCGTGCAGAAGGTGGCCGGCATCGCCGCCCGCGAAGTGTCCGGCGTGTACGCGCTGGGCGGGGGTGTCTCCCGGGCGTTCGGCGCGATCAAGGAACGCATCCCCGGCTCGGGCACGGTGACCACCGCCGGGGTTTCGGTGGAGGTCGGCGAGAAGCAGACCGCGGTCGACCTCGACGTGGTGGTGGAGTACGGCGCACGCATCGTCGACGTGGCGCGGGCGGTGCGGCGCAACGTGATCAGCACCGTCGAGCAGATCACCGGGCTCGAGGTGATCGAGGTGAACATCGCGGTCAACGACATCCACCTCCCCGAAGACGACGAGGCCGAAGAAAGCAACACCCGGGTCGAGTGA